The Halobacillus litoralis genomic interval TGGGTCCATATATTCGTTTTTGAAGATAATCTCTATAATCAGACTCAGTACTTGTTAGATAAAGGAGTAAACACGCTCGGTTTTTCACTTTTATTGATTTACGTTGCCCACATATTTTTAATTGTAGACAGAAAAAAATAATCTTTTAGCTAATTTTGTTTAATATATTCCTTTTAAACCTCTTTATATAGTAAAGGAGGAGATAAGATGAATGTTGAGATAAGTAATTTACACTTATTGCAAGGAGAAGAAGAACAAAATAACAAGAAGGAGATTGTTAAGTCTGATGGCTTTATGTCTCTGGCCTCATTGGTGGATACTGAAGAATTAACTAACCTTTATCACGTTGGAGGGTTTAGTCTCGATCTGAAACAAGAGGATAGGCCGCAAGTTTCGGTAGTTAGCAATGAATTTGCTACACCTAATAATAAGGTGAGGTTTTTCTTTACAAAATCTATGAAGGACGCTGAAGTAAAAAACACTGCCACAGCACTAATCGTAAAAAATATCGATGGGGTTGAAGTTCTAGAAACTCACCAGAAAGTAAACGATAAAAAAACTAAGTTGCTCTCGATTTTAACATTAACAAAAGCTATTCGGGAGAAATTCAATAATGGCATTGAAGCATCAAAGCTAAGATTTGATGCTCTGAAAAACAATACCAATGAAGTGTCTACACAAGCTTTATGGGATGGCTGTATGCCAGGTGGTTACTTCTGGTGCGGTGGAGGATGCGGTTATCAAACTGGTAGCTCTGCAATTAAAAACAAAATTGATGGTTGCTGCTTAAATCATGATTATTGTTACGCAAATCATAGTACAGCACGTTGCTTGAACTGTGATGAGGACCTGCATGCCTGTGTGACCAACCCAATTAACAGAGCAGATGACCCAACAACTGCAGATTATATTGCTACCTACTTCGAATGGCATTGTTCAAGTCTTTAATCGCTTTTTAAATGATATGAAGAGTAAAATGAATTAAATTAATAGATTCTCCTCCTATAAAGTGGAGGAGAATCTATTTAAAGAAGAGTAAATTCAAAATAATTAGTTTTAACTCTAAAATAATGTATCCCTTTATTAGTAACATTGAATAGACCTCCCTTTAAGCTAAAACTTATAGGAGGTTATTTTTTCGTATATAGAAAATCAAATGTGAAGTGTTCTCAAGAAGACTATCTCCGTAGAGGTATTTAACAAGTAAAAAGAGCTACGGGAAAGCTGATTCCGTCGCTCTTTTTTACTGGGCTGAATGCAAATTAGGATTTTGGATTTTTGTTCTGCCAAGTCTGACTACATCTAATGTGAAACTTAAATAATTTAAAAATGTGATACATATATACTAAATTGTGGTTTTTTTGGAAAATAAATGTTTTGATGGTATAATGAGCACGAAATAATGAATGGTGAAATATTGGAGGGGTTTTATGCCGAAGTCGGTACCAGGAAAATTATCGTTATTAGTTTTAGTAGTATTTTTAATTCAAATAGTTTCTTTCACAGTCGCGCTCTCTACTAATTTCTTAGGAGCTATGCTTCAATTTATTACTTTTACCCCTTTCACAGCCTCTTTTGGTTTAATCATCGGGATAATTAGCTTTAAGAAAGAAACTTCTAATAAAATAGTTCCTATAGTTACAATTACTATCAGTGCTATATTTATATTAATTATGCTTATATTTCTATTTGGTTTTTCATTTGGTGGATAGATTTTCTTTGATTGAAGAACCATTCGTGAGATAAAGTATATGATGATGTCCCAGAAATCACATAATCAGATTTCTGGGACATTTTTGTTTTGCAGTTAAATAGAAAGCTGTTAAACATTCATAACATCATTCTAAGTCTAGAATTTAAAAGGTCACACAAATGAACTCTTTCCTTTATTATTCTATCTTATGGATATGACATATATATTTGGTGGAGCTATATTGCAATTTAGCGCGATCGAATGTAATACTGTCTATTTCAATACTATCTAGTTGTCTTTTCACTCACACCGCTACATATCGTTATTTTTCGGAAGTGATTATGCTGCGTTCATTAACTTTACAAATCGTTACTATACTGGAGAATCTGCTTCATATTGCGCAATATATATACATATAATATACATATAATATATATATATTATATGTATTTCTTGTGTTTTTCTTTTAGAAAATAAATGAATTATAGCGCGTTCAAATGTGTTTAAACAGGTTGCTTAGGGATATAACTGTTATTCTCCCTTTTAACTTAAAGCGATACCTAATGTTCACCGATCCATAGCGCTACGAAACGGTAGCGTTAATCTGATTGGTTAGATAGTTGCCTATAGTAGGACGTTCCAATTGATGTTTCTATTATCCTTTAAAAAACAGGAAATATTAGCTTGATTTAACCTTTTTAGACGGAAGGGGTATTCTATACATATACCTTTCCGTCTAAGGGGTTCCGCGGGACTAACACTTCCATTTGCTGATTTGAAAGTTACTTATAAGCTTTTTAAAGCCCTACAACCCCCTGTAACAGGACCTTTTAAATACCCTAATTTTCACCCTAAAATTATCCAACTATTGCAGTTCTATTTTGAACTAATATTATTGCTTAGTCACTAGTGAATTATTTCAAATGTCGTGGTATAATTCTGTCACATTACAATTAAATCTTATTCACGGGATGACCCCGCAAATAAATGGAGCATATTAACTCCGTTTATTTGCGGGGTTTTTTTATTAAGGAGGAACAAATGAAGGATAAAACGTTTTTTGTTAAAACTGGCATTAATGGAAGAGGAGTAGGTTTTAGTCATCATGAGATGGAGCTGCTCAAAGTTTTAGCTAATCAAAAATTACTTACAGGAGATTTAATGAGAAGGTATTATGAAACAGCAGTTCCTATTTCAAAGGATGGTATGAGGAAAAGGTTAGCTAAATGGGAATCTAAAAAGATAATTAATCTCCATGATATGACTGAAGGGAAAAACTATCGTTTTGGCAACCCTTATAAGAGGGTTACTATAGCAAATCGAGGCCTTAACTTTCTAAGAGAACATGGATATTTGGATGATGATGAATATGAAGATGCGGAAACATCTCTCATAAACATCGACTTTCAAGACCATTATTTTTGCACTCAAAACCTCGCAATCGAACTTATGGTAAGGCTGAAAAATAGAGGAGTAGACTTCGAGTCCATTAATCCTATAAAAGAATTTGGTAAGAACCGCATTAATGAAAAGATAGAACTTATTCCAGATTGGTTACTTAAGTCGAAAGACAAGAACTTCTATATTGAAACTGATACTGCAACTGAAACTCAATCAATAATAAAAAGTAAGGTAGAACGTTATATAAAAGTAGCTGAACTAGAACCAGAGTGTACTCATATTGTGTTTTTTAGTGTCATTGATGACAGTGCCGACACATTACACATCTATTCTGAACATAGAGAAAAAAGAGTGGCTAACATAAAACAAACTCTTTTAAATATGCCTGGGATCCATATGAAAAACTTACATGTAATCGTTACTCAACAATCAAGGTCGTATGATGTGGCTGAAAGGTCGCTGATTTCTCCATTACCCTTAACAAATGATTTCAGACAATATGAAATGCAAGTAGCAATCCTTGCTCTTGAACAAAATGAATCTTTTAATTATGAGATTAAGGAGCTTGAAATGGATGATTTTGTTTTTAAGGGACTGGAAGAAGAGTTTTATCCTGATGGAATATTTGAGATTGCTAACATTGCCGGTACCAAAAGGGACAATGTAGCTTTCGTTCATATGAATGAGGCATCAGCAAATAGTATGGATAGACTGAATATTCTTTCCAAGTGTGTAAGGGATAGCCGCTTCACTAAGAGGGTTGATAGAATCATAGCCTTCTATAGTGGTTCAGAAGAACTTAAAAGGGATGTTTTTGGTTGTGTTTTTGATAATGTACTCATTAGCTCACAACAAGATTGGGCTGAAGAAGGTAGAGGAGGAAGAGAACCTTCATTTTACAAAACTAAAAGTAATTACAGATTAGAGGTGACAAGTTTTGGAGAATGATGATAAAGAGTTTGTAGAAGAAAGAACCAACTTGCAACTCTTTTTAGAAAAAACCTATCACAAGATACCAGTTATCTTAACTGTTCTCTTGTTAGCTATTTCTTTTTTCTTATCTATACGTAGTGCAACTAATTACACATTATTGATGGTAGGACAGTTTCTAGAAAGCATTCCGGTTATTAAAATATTCGGAAGTCCGTTAAAACCCAGCCTACTTGGTTTAGTTATTATTACAGTCGTGTCAATAAGTACCTGGTTAATTTCTACAAAGGTAAAGTGGTTGCACCCTATAACATATAGAGTAATCATTTTCTTTCATATGTTCCTGGGGATTTCCTTTTATTACACATGGTTTCTGACCGCTCCTGTCTATAATCACATTGTTCCCTACTTTGGTGAGAGAGTAGAAGAAGTTGAGGTTGCTAATGTATGGCATGAAATATTAATTGGCAACCCGGGGAATTTAATGATCTTATTTGTCTTTGTCCCTACGATCGTTATAGCTCTATTTATGATTTGGTTGGGAAGTCAATATGCTCAACATAATATTGAGATTAAAGACGTTTTTCGAGAATTTGAGTATAAAAATCGGTTATTACAACGGTTTTATAAAATAGAAGATGAAGAGAAATTACCTGATGTGGATCTTGGCCCTGATTCAGAGACTAAGGAATTAATCACTCAACCTGGTAAAGATCGAACACTCAATAATGTCATCATCGGTTCCATTGGAACAGGTAAAACTGCTGCTCTCGTTCTTCCTATACTTAACCAGGATTTACACTGGATGACGCGTTTCATTAATGATTATTCGAGAGTAAGTAGGGATGATAATTTTGAGTCAGAAGAAGTAAGGGGGAGATATTTGAATGGTATATCTGTTATTGAGCCTTCCAACGACCTATGTCAAAAAACATACAAATTAGTACAAGCTCATAAAATTCCCGAAGAATCGGTTTTCTACATTGACCCGACTAATCCAAGCACTCCTAATATTAATCCCATGCAAGGCCCTGTAGATCAAGTTGCTGAAGCTTTTGCTATGGTCATTGAGGGATTAGCAGAAGGGGATGGAGGAAACTATTTCTTCCAACAATCGGAAAGGAACCATTTAAAACATTATGTGTATTTACTAAAGCTTCATCAACCAGACCAAGAAGTAACATTTGATATGTTGCTTGATATGTATAACAATCCTCAGTTAGTCAGACGAATGCACGTTCAGTTAAAAGAAACATTTCCAGATTCTATAGATGATATAGAAGACCGAGACGAAAGAAACCACTGGAAGATTGTTCAACAGGTGGACGAATGGTTTGAGATGAACCTTGTTCCTAAGAAAGAGAGAAATGGAACCCCGGAAAAGATTGTTGAAGGAGAATATCGCGGAGATACCGCTTACTATGATGCGAAGTCTGAGTTTGTTCAAGGACTCCGAAACATATTAAATGATATTGGTGCAAACAAACTAATACGACGCGTATTGTTCGGTAAGTCTAAGTTCGATTTTGACCGTCACCTTTCCTTAGGAGGCGTATTATTGGTTAACACGGCGAAGGGGGAACTCGGAAACCTTGCTAATGTTCTAGGTAAGTTAATCCTCTTAAGTTTGCAAAATGCTGTGTTCCGACGAGAACCAAACGTATCAAGCTTTCACCATATACTTGTCGATGAATTTCCTGATTATATTTATCGGCCCTTTAAGGAATTTCCTGCACAATCACGTAAATATAAGACTATTGTTACAGTGGTAGCTCAAACGGTTTCTCAATTAGCTGATAAATACGGGGAAACTTACATGCACACTTTGTTAGGTACGTTAAGGCATAAAATGGTTTACGGTGATATTCCGGACTATGATGCTCAATTATTCTCAGCAATATTTGGAGAAATGGAAAGGTTTGAAGAACAACAGAGTGAGCAGAACGTATCTCCATTACAAGAATCGCCGGTTACACGTTCTGGGAGCTCTTACACTAAAACGAAAGAAGCTATTCTTTCACCGAGTGATATTATCTTCCAGAAACAGTTCCAAGCAGCAGTTAAGATTGTACAGAATAATAGACCAATCCCAGTTAGACAAATTGATGCCAACTTTGTACCTCGTGATGAATTTACAGAAGCGGTTATAACTGTAGATGGTGAGAGTGGATCCTACTGGTTAGAAGACCGTTATTCTACAACCCAAGAAGATTCAAGGGTGATAGACATTACCGCTGAAGAGTTTATGGAAGAGACAGGGGAAGAAGGAGAAGATATAGCGCTGCGTGTCGCAGAAGCTGAAAATATGGATGAGAAGAGTATT includes:
- a CDS encoding replication-relaxation family protein is translated as MKDKTFFVKTGINGRGVGFSHHEMELLKVLANQKLLTGDLMRRYYETAVPISKDGMRKRLAKWESKKIINLHDMTEGKNYRFGNPYKRVTIANRGLNFLREHGYLDDDEYEDAETSLINIDFQDHYFCTQNLAIELMVRLKNRGVDFESINPIKEFGKNRINEKIELIPDWLLKSKDKNFYIETDTATETQSIIKSKVERYIKVAELEPECTHIVFFSVIDDSADTLHIYSEHREKRVANIKQTLLNMPGIHMKNLHVIVTQQSRSYDVAERSLISPLPLTNDFRQYEMQVAILALEQNESFNYEIKELEMDDFVFKGLEEEFYPDGIFEIANIAGTKRDNVAFVHMNEASANSMDRLNILSKCVRDSRFTKRVDRIIAFYSGSEELKRDVFGCVFDNVLISSQQDWAEEGRGGREPSFYKTKSNYRLEVTSFGE
- a CDS encoding type IV secretory system conjugative DNA transfer family protein, which encodes MENDDKEFVEERTNLQLFLEKTYHKIPVILTVLLLAISFFLSIRSATNYTLLMVGQFLESIPVIKIFGSPLKPSLLGLVIITVVSISTWLISTKVKWLHPITYRVIIFFHMFLGISFYYTWFLTAPVYNHIVPYFGERVEEVEVANVWHEILIGNPGNLMILFVFVPTIVIALFMIWLGSQYAQHNIEIKDVFREFEYKNRLLQRFYKIEDEEKLPDVDLGPDSETKELITQPGKDRTLNNVIIGSIGTGKTAALVLPILNQDLHWMTRFINDYSRVSRDDNFESEEVRGRYLNGISVIEPSNDLCQKTYKLVQAHKIPEESVFYIDPTNPSTPNINPMQGPVDQVAEAFAMVIEGLAEGDGGNYFFQQSERNHLKHYVYLLKLHQPDQEVTFDMLLDMYNNPQLVRRMHVQLKETFPDSIDDIEDRDERNHWKIVQQVDEWFEMNLVPKKERNGTPEKIVEGEYRGDTAYYDAKSEFVQGLRNILNDIGANKLIRRVLFGKSKFDFDRHLSLGGVLLVNTAKGELGNLANVLGKLILLSLQNAVFRREPNVSSFHHILVDEFPDYIYRPFKEFPAQSRKYKTIVTVVAQTVSQLADKYGETYMHTLLGTLRHKMVYGDIPDYDAQLFSAIFGEMERFEEQQSEQNVSPLQESPVTRSGSSYTKTKEAILSPSDIIFQKQFQAAVKIVQNNRPIPVRQIDANFVPRDEFTEAVITVDGESGSYWLEDRYSTTQEDSRVIDITAEEFMEETGEEGEDIALRVAEAENMDEKSIDLEPHSDLPPGKVVYNSSQSRLRSSHMSHNENVLENRNVERYGYPAVRRKENLNEADDKQVFAPEYLDGSNDTSSIEIKSEEMDTTEEDKDPSVEDLQGQREDESTASASRDEITSVDNALIDEDPLNDIFGAGGSFPPQEVEQSELSVKEEQLVNEIECMVKETDAEDESGSEQEEYTNSQPMNQNDLNSLLKDFEEEK